GTGCCTCGTGTAACGCGAGTGGGCGGGGCtcctgtccattttctgggggagcacctggggtagccaatcagatttcaggggggtcaaatgcccccctagccacccctgtagctccgctcCTGGTGATGGGCAGCCTTGTGATGTGGCTGGCataggtgatgtgtgtgtgtgtgtgtgtgtgtgtgtgtgtgtgtgtgtgtgtgtgtgtgtgtgtgtgtgtgtggtaggatgGGTGGATATGGTAAACAAGTTGGGGAGTTGGGTAGGGGTGAAGGCTTGGGTTAGGATGGGGTGTAAGGGTATAGGTGGTGGGCTGGACAGGTCAGATCTCAGCTGGGCCTCCAAAACAGCTGAGCCTGAGGAAGATCTTCTTGTACCAGGGCCGTCTGCGCGGCTCCTTCCTGTCACCAGAAGGTGCGGCAGCAATACCCTCATCCGATAGGGCACGAGTGACGGTTGCCTCTGACTCCAGCCCTTTGGGAGACGAAGAAATGAGAATAAGAATTCAAAATCAAAAACAAAGGGGAATCAAGACAGTCGTGTAATGACAATCGTAAGGTCCCTTACCCTTGTCAGAAGCATCCTTAGTTGGTGCAATCTTTGCACTGCTGCGTATCTTAAAGATCTACGTAGGACCAGAGGGGAAAACCTTGTCATTTAAAGGCATGTAAGTCCATTACCTTTTACGCTCATAATGTTAAAACAATAAATACATAGCTATATAAACCCAATAATGTCATATGTGGTGTTGTCTTGGCTCATTTTTCATACCTTGAGTTTACTTCTGGCTTTTCTAGCTGTTTGTCCAGAGGTGACCTCAGGCACGGGGCTGAGGGACGGCAAGTCACTTTGGGTGGACGGTTCAGGCACGGGGCTGAGGGACGGCGAGTCACTTTGGGTGGACGGTTCAGCAGGATCTTCGACGTTACGCTGGGTCAACAGTTCCTTTCGTAATTCCGCCAATAAGGTTGCGTCAAATGAGCTATCCTGTGTATCGACGGCCCTCCACAGGATGCCGTCTGAGCCAAACTGCTTCAGCAGTCTGAGCCAAACTGCGTCCATGGCCCTATAGATGGACGGAATCGTTTGGTTGCTGAGGTCACCATCGAAGCTTGGGCACCATGGGTCACTGGTGAACTCAAACAGAAGGTCCTCAATGAGCTTTTGTAGCAGGTCCTGGTCCAGCCTCTTGGCGCCGCAGCAGGGGCATCCATCACTCATTCTGGCCAGGAGCCTCAGCAGCAGTACAGTGACAAAGCAGCCGAGGTCCTTAGTGTCACCGAGAAGCAAGGATGCAGCGGTGGAAGACCCTCTTACGCTCTCCTGCTCTTGTTGCGCTGCTGAATCCTCATGCATCTTGTCCATGACCTGATGGACCATCAGCTGGCTGAACAGACCAAACATGCGCTGGCGTCCGTTCTGGCTTGAAGACTCCTGGGTCTCCGTGTCTGTCTTCAAGCTGGCGGTCCtggactgacagctttggtccacGCTGTGCGACGTTGAGGCTCTAACATCGTCTTCGGCTCCAAGCACAGCAGCAGAATGACAGTTTTCCAATTCTGCTAGGAGCAGTTCTGTGAATCTTGCAATGTTAGGGACAGTTGTACCTGGAGAATTGCAAACCACAAGCGGGGTGACATACGGGCGGAGCAGGTTCTTGATTGCCTGCTCGGTGTTAGCGTACACCGCCTCAGGAACTGTCACTGTTGCTGGGACACCAGATGGACCACCGTCTTGCGTCGCAACCTGCACCTGACCAACAAGTTCTTGGACAACTCGATCAATGGCCTCATTGGAAAACAGTCTGTCTAGCAACAGGCCGAAATCCTCTAGGTGAACGGATTCAATTCCACGACGTGGCTCTGTCCTGGTTCCAGATCGGGAGCGAGGGCAGGCACTACGCTTGTCGCTGTCGGCGTGAATGTCAGACATGTTAGAGTGAACATCTGGCAACAGGCAGAAATCCTCTACGTGAACGGATTCAATTCCACGACGTGGCTCTGTCCTGGTTCCAGATCGGGAGCGAGGGCAGGCACTACGCTTGTCGCTGTCGGCGTGAATGTCAGACATGTAAGAGTGAACATCTGGCAACAGGCCGAAATCCTCTACGTGAACGGATGGAATTCCACGACGTGGCTCTGTCCTGGTTCCAGATCGGGAGCGAGGGCAGGCACTACGCTTGTCGCTGTCGGCGTGAATGTCAGACATGTAAGAGTGAACATCTGGCAACAGGCCGAAATCCTCTACGTGAACGGATGGAATTCCACGACGTGGCTCTGTCCTGGTTCCAGATCGGGGACGAGGGCAGGCACTACGCTTGTCGCTGTCGGCGTGAATGTCAGACATGTAAGAGTGAACATCTGGCGAGTGACGGGGAAGAAGCCATGCCACCCTCTTCCTGAAGGCTGCCAGGGCACATTTCATCCAGAGCATCGGACCATCAGCAGTAGCAGATGAGGACGCGCAGGCACTTCCACTGGCATAACTATAACTACAAACAAGGAAACAGGCAAGAAGGTTCAAGACATTTCACCATGCTGATTTAGCAGGTCAAAATCATTAAGATCTACCAACAGGTTCATGGCATTCTCTGATCTATTATTTTTAGTTTACCTTGAGGATCCACTTAAAACACCCTCCGATGAGTTTCCACTTTCACCAGATCTATTACCAGACATAAAAAACAAACAGGCAAAAGTTTAAAAGATTGTACTAGATTTGTCTTCAGTGGCTGACTTCAGAGAGTTAACTTTTTCAGGCAAGATTCAGATGAAGATGCCAGAGAGCTGCTTCGTAAACAGCAAAAAGAACATACAGTGGTAATATAACACTTAGAGATTTGATTTAACATCATCTATTTGGTCtcggagtactctctaagtgttgaattaacacagcatttttttcactgcattttttttactgtgtattttaTCTGTGTTAAAAAAACAAGATTGTACATGAAGTTGCTGTAGCTGTAGCCCCAGTTTTCTCTAAGTCGGGAATCGGGATGCCGTCACAATCACGTGACATGGCCTGGCCGGGAGCACCGCCATTTTAACATGGGTAAAATTTTCATCTAGCACAGGTGCGTCTCCATACATAGCAGGCATGTGAGAAGTACATTAAGCAGGAATGATGCCAAAATATGGGAATATTTCACCACACCACGTTCTGTACCAAGAAGCAAGTAGAATGTTACATATATGCAGTTTTTGTTTCAGAATGTTGACATTTACACAAAATTGCCAGATGTCCAGCTTAGAGAATATTCCTGGACGTTTCATAGCATTCTATTGAAGCTGAATTGAagttagtacatgccttacaagtgacttacacaggcattaatattgtatgtattagtgctaatagatgtatccctaaaataaaatgttatcaagttaggtaacactttattttagggatacatctattagcactaatgtcttgttcatgcacaataagggatttattaccaatataaccttagtaaggacctagtagacctagatttctatttatgagtaagctgtaagggccagaatacaatgtgtataagctcctggtacactgtgtgaacaaaccctgaacagtgtgaaaacagatgtggaataagggtccctattctaaagtgaagcattgctcagcccacatggcttagggcccccacactacctagggcccccactctactcAGCCCCCTTGGGGCGCAAAGTGTAAGAACTTATTCAAATATGCATCAGTCTAATTAGAAACATAGTTCTCACTTCTTAAACTCAGTATGGAAAAGGATAATATGAAGCATTATACAGCAAGGATTGGATGTAAACTTCTCAaagacggtggggtggtgagatgtaattttttcatacaccaattcgttttaattgtaaaaaccctacaataaatgcagaatataacgatgagtaatagtttggaagcgaaacgaaggtattcctttgtgataataaataagttaatgtttgagaaacttagctccaagaagtgcagtgcatgatgggtacaccctttgtcagaaatgcaatgcatggccaatgcagcaatgataatatttctgttgtaacatacatggcaaattgtttggataaaaactaaattgcacgagtgaggggaggagctaaggacgtaggtagacgcagagccgggtaggttgtctgtaggcctagattgcgtacccatcatgcattgcacttcttggagctaatgttctcgaacattaacttaattatcacaaaataatagtttagtttcgcttcaaaactattattctaatgttctgcatttattttggggttctTACAAATAAACtcaatggtacatgaaaaaaatacatctcaccaacccaccgtcattgacTAGTGTACGTTCAGTCCTTGCTATATAATAGCTCCTGTTCCCTTTAAGtcttgatatgaacaagagaatgcTAGATGTCTCCACTGCTCAATAAATAATTATTTAATATATCCTTACGCTTTGCTGAtcaggggggctaggtagtgcgggcctgtgtggtgtgggggccctatgtACTGAGCGGTCCTTGGTAGTGCAGGGGCCCTAaaccatctgggctgagcaatgcaccactttagaatagggacccttattccacctctgttttcacactgttcagggtttgttcacacagtgtgtcgggacgggagcttatacacattgtattctgcaacttactacttactaataaatagaaatataggcttactggcccTTACTAAGGTCATATTAGTAATAaacccctaattgggcatgaacaagacatttgtgaatacatgcttaacaactgtctgattttgcttagtacatgccttacaagtgacttacacgggcattaatattgtatgtattagtgctaatagatgtatccctaaaataaagtgttatcaagttattatttttttaattattttacctTGAGGATGTATCTGAGTCGCTCTTCAGCTCATCACATCCGCGGTGGATCAAAGTTGGTAGAACGAGACGAAATGAGCCCAGGCTAAACACCTTCAGGACAGTCTTCGAGAGCTCCACAAACTGGCTCCTTGTCATCTGGGGGTCAACAAAAAATGTGatttaaactaaaaaaaaaaaacaggcaaaaacAGATAACTTCATACCTGTTTGAAGAAAACattgaacatatttgtttatgcaGCTGTACTTACAGGAGTTTCTAACATGTTGCTGAAAGCCTTCCATTCCCTAGAATTGAAAAAAACATACGATTGAGAGATTTAAACAGATGCAACCTATGTAAAAAGACTCAAACTattaccatttcccaatgtcaagtgttctagccttggtagtgcgtgaaaagcttaatgattggatactctgcggagttcaccaaagagcatCCAATTACTAggtgtttcacgcactaccaaggctagaacacttgacattgggaaatggtgagtgTCTGTTCTAAGGATATCGGCAGAAATTtgcgtattttaagtgtatcagtATCGTCCGATACacatgtggttttggccgatacggactatttattattattttatgttattcgggttttttaaaagcaccaagacactttttttttttattacttgatttttagacattacttcattgttagagtgggtgtctaaatgttacacgttctacctcaatttgataatgttaaataatgttaaataaatcgaagaggggatgtctgtcaagtcttgactctgaggaaggcgcaggtgcgccgaaacgtcagtcattttgtgcaccaaaataaaaaacctctaaaaaagttgctgagtgctccagtcatctctgggtctagtcactgtgaagtagcccagcttgtctttataaTGTTATGTAGTGGACGGGAGTTTACCGTCGCCTTTGTAGGGGTTAATTATCTCGTACCGTGGGGAgtacaggacgggacgggatctAGGTCCCCCACGCCCAATACTAATGGCCTCACTACTCCCAGACTGGCAGCAATGTTTGTCTTGGGTAGCTCCATCAAGTTTGGTAGAGTGGGCTTCAGTAATGTCCGATGGCCGCCTGAAGGTGTATGTGGTGAGGTGCGTCCTAGTCCACCCGTCACTACCCTCAATACTATCCTAACCGAACAACACAAGTGAGACGCCCCTACCCCCAGGGATAGAGTAACTACTTATTATATGACACACATGTAACACTACTAAATTAATAAGACAAGACAACAGTAGTTATAATAACCAACATGTAATCAAAACAAGTATCAAAATACTTTCTGACCAGGTATAAGAATTCCCTTCTGGCAATAACACTCAATGTATAGTATCAAGAAAGATATTAAACACGTTCTCAAATAGGCATAAAAGTTCACCCCTGGCAGTAACAATCAAAGTACATCGTATCAACACTCAAAACAACAACATTCAGTGTCTGATAACAATACTTCTCAATACCTGACCATTTAAACCCGAGCGGCATACACTTCACAGAGGGTTAAATGAAGACATAGAATTACATGAGAGTAGGGCTCATTATAATCACTCGGACCTTTCAGTAGGCAGTGGGCTGTGCTGGGCacaacaacgtgtgtgtgtgtggaggctcgcTCTGAGGctcgaagtctctctctctctttgtaccagtgtgtgtgtgtgtgtgtgtgtgtgtgtgtggatgtgtgtcgcGAGGGTCAACGCAAGTTCAGTACAGTTCGGTCCAGTTGACCCTGCGAGTGTTATGGGCGCGTGTGTGTCGCGAGGGTCAACgcgagttcagttcagttcagaccCTGCGAGTGTTAtgggcgttgtgtgtgtgtgtgtgtgtatgtcgcacGGGCCAACACGAgtaacagttcagttcagttcagtccagGTGGCCCGGCgaatgttatggtgtgtgtgtgtgtgtgtgtgtgtatagttacCAACCCACGACCAAATCCCGTCACGATGCTGGACTGGATGGCAGGGTAAACACTCAGTCTGATTCTAGGGAAACCCGCTCCGTTCTTCACAGGGCAGCTATGACTTCAGAACGTTCAGGAGGAGAGGGCAACGGAGCTAATGATAGCTATCGATACGGCGAAGAgtaaaccaaaacaaaaataacGACTTTAAGATGAGAGAGTAACTATGGATGAAATAGGTCAGTATAACGGggtacacacacctttacacccTTCCTGGTGTCACCGCGCTGTTCCTCGAAATACTGTACCACAGTTCCCGTTTACTTCTCAATAAGCTAAAAGGGAGCTTCCTACTCCACCGCCAGGACCGTTACTCGGCGCGCTAACAAAACAAACGTTTTTTGACAAAAACGAaacgaaacaacagtaaaactacTTCACGTAACCGAACTGAAAATTCACTGTAGCTCGTTCAATATTAACTCACGCCACGATACCCGGCTGAACTTAACTTCATATTAATTTACTTCAGGCTTCACTTCATCTTCTTCCACTTCACATCTCTCCCGCGGCTCGCACACAACCCCCCGGCTCGTGCCCCCCGCGCGTTCACGAGAGTCCCTGTCATTAAAGGCACAGGACTCTTTTAGCACCCGCtacattaaataaatgtttatttttcacttgagacctggaatatttgtcatttttaatttttttttttacccatatcggcctcaaatatcgggtataggccaagggtgatgaaaaaaaatcggtatcacatcggccattgaaaaacctgtatcggtcggcTAGTCTGTACAATGGCAATCATGTGACTATAGAAAGATATCTTAATAGTTTTCTTTTCACACTAACTTTTGCCATCATCATAACTTTTTACCTCCTCCAAGGAGGTTACGTTTTGAGTCGCATgggtttgtctctgtctgtctgtttgtttgtttatttgtctgtctgtttgtcagcaggataactcaaaaatccatgaacggatttggatgacactttgtggagttcttggaaatgaccaaaggaacaaatgattacattttggtggtgatccagatcacgaaccagaatgagaattttttaaagattcttcaccatgaccgcaaattgaactacaggacagggcaaattttgacgtTCCAGTTTTTAATTTCACAAAAGGAAGGCATAACGGCTTCATAAAAATatgatgtaacatagtcaaatgttctatcaaacagcttccttgacagaggtctgcactctctgagtgcatttctagtttacttTTGTTTTGCACTGTTTTGTAATGAGAACTACTGAAGACTGCAGACAAAAATGTATACTGGGTCAATAAAGCTGATTCTGATTCTAATTATAGGAATTAAACACAACTCACTCCTCTGAGAGGTTGAGGATATACTCCTCCACCGGAAATGGAAGGGATGAGCCAGGTGATCCAGCCAGGTCCAGTCCTGAGGCAGGTCCAGGCGGATTCTGGGAAGGATCTTTTGAGCCTGAGAATACAGTATAATGATGTAAATGATGGTGAGTGGATCAGGAAATTGACCCCAGCAACAATGCCCCAAATCCTAGCCTCCAACGGTGTCTGGTCTAAACATGTTTACTCTTTTAATCATGCTTTAGCCATAACTTAATTTTTATTCACTTCCTCATTATTCACTTGGGAGTTGCCTGGATGAGTCTTTTTTGTTGAATTATTAGACTgacccccttcatccaagagcacccaatttGAGAAGACACTGCGACTTTTTGAGCTACTGTACGAGCCATCTTTTGTCAACATTATAATTTACATTATATAATTGATGCATTATATTTCTACATTACACACAgtaactacatcacacacacacacacacacacacacacacacacacacacacacacacacacacacacacacacacacacacacacacacacacacacacaccaaccacccaACCATGCCACACACTCTTTGTTTGTGTTGACTTGTTGACCAAAGAAGTGTTAGTGacacattacatttttacattatatATTATAGAGGCTATTTACATTGATATAATTACATTAGGCTAATTTATAGCCTACATTTACATTAGGCTATACTGTTTAAAGTAAATGGACATTGAGTAGGCCTGTGGTAAGTTCTATAAAATAGGCAGACATTTTGATTTCTGATTTGATTGAATAAAGTCCTTAATGCACTTGATAGTAGCCTACTTGTCAATTAGATCGACACAGTTTATCTCAACAGCTAACACATGTCTATGCAAAAAATATTAAATAGAAAATTAAATACTACATAAATTAACTGACCTTTCTTCATAGTGTGGAAGAAAATTGCTGCATTAACCACACATCCAATCTCCTCATTGTAAAAAAGGCTATGCCTCCATCATTAACAAATAAGTGAATGGCATACACTTTGACAATTTTAATCACATCCACAGAACATTCTATCATGTCATAGCTGACATCACAGAGGGTGTCATGGATCATCGCAGCTTCTAGTGTTGCCCTAAACAATGGAATTCTATTTTTATTGGCTCATGGGGTGGGCCtgcaccaaagattctctagGTTCTGTAAtagtatgaataataataataataataatgtactgGCCTCACTAAACGTTTGCATGTTCAGCTATCCAGTGCGTATAAACAGCCAGGAAAGGAAAACAATAAAGAAACATCCCACCGATCATctgtattttctcctctcctttattactCGTGTCACCGGGTAATATTTATGCTGTAAAACTAAACAGAAAAGGAACACCTATTAGCAAATACAGTAGTCTTTCTAAATATGTCCTAGAtaaacatatatgcacacacatcaaTCTCTGTATTAAACTCTGTAATCACATATAATtttctattgaaaataatgaacACGGTCACGGGaagctaagggactgttcgtaatttaccggggggggagggctggtgcgtaggggggggagggccatgatgaaaaaaatgaggtggagggcagggccatggcaaaaaaattcagagttagggggagggccatgggaaaaaaacgaatttattttattttattttaatttattttttgaaataataataaaaaatgctctgaaacacatcgctttgcgatgcaaagtcccgggtgcataggcctactttagcactgaagcgtgtatctgtagtcaaaaaactatcaggtgcagctactgtagattgcccgcgctgactctctttcactgtaggattgctaatGCTATGGAggatcatagaaaatgcccgtgagcaaatatcaaactagcggaggtgaactataggcctatgggctaaacagtttgggaagttttgacaacgaattggatgggcatttccagaggaattttggagaggtgttgtagtcaactggtggccacagcctctggtaagtcatgattttatttattggcaccgccgtgtgctttacatctgtgttcaatggtcgcatagcacggccgagagagacgtttgttttgtttagcttgtggtgtcaaagtattaataaaagtggtattaaggtaagcgtacccattaagcccaccaaaatctaaatttctttatttttcaatcatcttcacataatttttttgtgaaatattttgttaaatagtaagatttacctctcttctcaatgtttgtcactgagttgatggatatttcaaagtacaatatgaagattttttacgagaaaagtgaaaagtctgaatgggcttaaatggtaccattggtaccatttaagcccacttgtgttccaaataagctcatatagttatttctctatcaaaatacctggtgaggtgtgtgaattgagttttaacagtggagcctacatggcataaatggtttcagaccaaaaatgtaagatttgctaaaaaaatagtgcataaaacctaattaaatattacggcatcttttacttcatatacttcataaaattcattacattacgccttttaaagcaacaacttgggattgtacagcactttttatgtccctcaaaggcatttttcataagcatgcatgcgaacttgcatgcatttcaatggggtgtaccatttaagcccaccttgtacccattaagcccgcctatacaaaaagctattttatggaaataatcaactccacaaaacatttcatgatgcatttctttaaagaccaatgccaaacaaactggaatatgcttagaattcatacctaaccaccttaagtcttacggtagagtaagataaagatggtgtgtggttgtatcaagaaaatatcggcgtgtgctcgctcataaaacacatctttccatttgaagggaaatgctataatttagtaaaacactgcatgtatatatatataaatcattacatttacctcttagttcactaaatatgaaagtattttcaaaacatttgacttaaactagctgatattctatgatttctgacatgtcccaaaacagcaaagttttgaggcaacttcttgtcagtagtcctgagactggattcacttggacgtagtggagcggctacaggaaaaatcatgcaaattatgatacaagcgtgaaattcggcaggtatgtgcttaagataaatacaatcaaatctacccgatttgccacgtgaaagggcggccattttccaagatggccgccaaaaaagagcccagatattgatttattgcatagaattgacatataaaattatgatacatgcatgatattgaacatgtatgtgctcaggaccaacacaattaaatctacctgatttgccacttaaaatggtggccattttccaagatggccgccaaagaagatctcagaaattgatttattgcacagaattgacaaagcaaatcataatacaagcatgacattcaacatgtatgtgctcaagaccaatgaaatcaaatccacctgatttgccactttaaatggcggccattttccaagatggccgccaaaaatacctcagtaattgatgaattgcatagaattggcttagcaaattatgatacaagcatgaaattcgacatgcatgagctcaagaccaatgtaattaaagctacctgatttgccacttgaaattgcggccattttccaagatggccgccaagatctcagaaattgatttgttgcacacaattgatcaatcaaattacgatgtaggcatgaagttcgacataaatgtgcacaagatcaatgaaatcaaatccacctgattagcatttttcaagatggccgccaaaaataccgtagattaccataccatagatattgaattttgcacacagttgaccaag
This genomic window from Engraulis encrasicolus isolate BLACKSEA-1 unplaced genomic scaffold, IST_EnEncr_1.0 scaffold_375_np1212, whole genome shotgun sequence contains:
- the LOC134443843 gene encoding uncharacterized protein LOC134443843, whose amino-acid sequence is MKKGSKDPSQNPPGPASGLDLAGSPGSSLPFPVEEYILNLSEEEWKAFSNMLETPMTRSQFVELSKTVLKVFSLGSFRLVLPTLIHRGCDELKSDSDTSSRSGESGNSSEGVLSGSSSYSYASGSACASSSATADGPMLWMKCALAAFRKRVAWLLPRHSPDVHSYMSDIHADSDKRSACPRPRSGTRTEPRRGIPSVHVEDFGLLPDVHSYMSDIHADSDKRSACPRSRSGTRTEPRRGIPSVHVEDFGLLPDVHSYMSDIHADSDKRSACPRSRSGTRTEPRRGIESVHVEDFCLLPDVHSNMSDIHADSDKRSACPRSRSGTRTEPRRGIESVHLEDFGLLLDRLFSNEAIDRVVQELVGQVQVATQDGGPSGVPATVTVPEAVYANTEQAIKNLLRPYVTPLVVCNSPGTTVPNIARFTELLLAELENCHSAAVLGAEDDVRASTSHSVDQSCQSRTASLKTDTETQESSSQNGRQRMFGLFSQLMVHQVMDKMHEDSAAQQEQESVRGSSTAASLLLGDTKDLGCFVTVLLLRLLARMSDGCPCCGAKRLDQDLLQKLIEDLLFEFTSDPWCPSFDGDLSNQTIPSIYRAMDAVWLRLLKQFGSDGILWRAVDTQDSSFDATLLAELRKELLTQRNVEDPAEPSTQSDSPSLSPVPEPSTQSDLPSLSPVPEVTSGQTARKARSKLKIFKIRSSAKIAPTKDASDKGLESEATVTRALSDEGIAAAPSGDRKEPRRRPWYKKIFLRLSCFGGPAEI